TTATGTCAAGATAAATTTCAATAAATGTGTGGTTCGTAAAAATTATATACACAACGCTTAAAACCCTCATTACATAAGGCAATTGTAAACGTGGCTTTAGGCTACTATCATCTTGTATCCTCAACTGAATCTCGGGAGGAACCTTCGCTAATATATGCTTATTGGAATGGGAAATGATTATGATATAAACTAGGAAACATGATTGTTACATAACGGCACTATAAAGCAGCGCCCCAATAGTTTAGGGATTTGAGTAGGGATACATAGCAATACGAGCCTTCGAGCAAACTGATATCTGCTCACTTATCTGCGGTGGGCTATGTGCAAATATTTGTATGCTATAATGTAGTCGTATTATTGTTTATTGAATTGGAGATTGTAGAGCACCTGGTATCGGGGGCAGGTTTGTAGTAATTCGTCATGATTACCCATACCTACGATCTTGCCTTTTTCTAAAACAACAATTTTTTCTGCTGCCAGTATTGTGGAAAGACGGTGCGCTATCAAAATCACGGTGCGGTTTTTGGTAGCTTCGTCAATGGCATCCTGTACCTTGCGTTCACTCTCGGTATCTAGGGCACTGGTAGCTTCATCAAAAATCAAGATGGGCGGATTTCCTACAATCGCCCGTGCTATACAAAGTCTTTGACGCTGTCCTCCGGATAGGTTTAACCCTTTTATATCCAGCAGTTGATCGTATTTATGGGGAAATTTTTGAATGAACTCATCGGCATGGGCAATCTTCGCCGCAGCAACTATCTCGTCATCACTCAGAGTCTTTTTGCTGCCATAGGCTATGTTTTCCCTTATGGTTTTACTAAAGAGTACGCTATCTTGAGTAACCACACCAAAGAGACTGCGTAAATCATCTAGCTTAATTTGCTTGATATCTATGCCATCAATGAGAATCCGACCCTCTTTTACGTCGTAAAGCCGATTTATGAGGTTTGTAACAGTAGTTTTGCCCCCGCCACTTGCTCCCACAAAAGCTACTTTGCTACCTTTTTGCACTTCAAGATTAAAATCAATTAGCACTTTTTCGTCGGATTTGTACCAAAATCCAACTTTTTGGAAAAGGATCGATTGGCTGAACTCCGGTTTAGATATGGCGTTTTCATCATCCTTAATGGTAGATTCTTGGTTGAGCACCAATGCAATGCGGTCCAAAGATACGGTAGCCTTTTTGATCTCCGTATAAAGCTGGGTAACACTCTTCATGGGGTGCAACATGGAAAACACAGCAAATAGAAAGGCGGTAAAATCTCCCAAAGAAAAGCCTCCGGATGGATCCAAGATCATTCCTCCGCCAATTATTACTACCACCACTCCAGTAACTGCCGAGTTCATTTCTGAAATCGGTACATTCATGGCACTGTATATCTGCGATTTTTGCCATTGTTTCAGGTGTTGACTGTTTATATCGCTAAATACTTTGTATTCTTCATCTTCCTTTCGAAACGCCTTTACGATCTTGATGCTGTTCAGTACTTCTTCAACCACGCTGAACATTGCAGATACCTGGCCTTGAATACGCTGAGAATACTTTTTGATCTTCTTCCCCAAAAAGCTGATCGTAAGAGTAAGTAGCGGCACCACCAGAATACTGTAGGCAAATAGTTTGGCATTTAGATAGATAGCAATGTACATATAAACTATTACAGTACTGATATCGCGAATGCTATCAAACATTGCATTGATGAACTGATTTGATACTATCTCTACATCATTTACCATCCTAACGATGGCATCACCAACCTTGTTCTTGCTAAAAAACTCCAGACTCTGATTGAGATACCGTCTAAACATGTATCCCCGTAAATCTCGAATTGTTCTCCCTCTTAAACGTACAAAAAAATTACGGTTGGCAAAAAACGCAAGATTCTTCAAGAGGATAATAACCACAATGAATATACACAGCAAATACAGTAATGATAGAGAATCACTTACCAACATAACCTGTTTTAGCTTATTCCATAAGGGACTTAGATCGCTTAAAGATCTAACCTGCAATAGCGAACCAAGCTCTGTATAAAAAGCTAGCATCGCAGCCTTTATTGCTCCCAAAATCTCGCCGGCATTATGATACAAAATCTCTGGTTTGTTAGGATTAAATACATAATCGAAGAGCGGAATCAGGATGGTGATGCTCACTCCGCTAAACAAGGCGTACAAAGCCATGGAGATAAGTCCGGCAATGATGTATGGCCAGTAGCGAAACATCATCTTATACAATAGCATCAGATTGGCGCTTCGTTTTGTGCTGTGTTCTTTATTATCCATAATTGCACCAATAAAAAAAGCCAGCAAATGCTGGCAAGAGAAAAATCTGGCACGCCCTAAGGGAGTCGAACCCCTAACCTTCTGATCCGTAGTCAGATGCTCTATCCAATTGAGCTAAGGGCGCACACTGTTTTGTCACGTTTTTCCATAGAGCCTTTTCTGTCAATAAAAATAT
This Candidatus Cloacimonadota bacterium DNA region includes the following protein-coding sequences:
- a CDS encoding ABC transporter ATP-binding protein/permease produces the protein MDNKEHSTKRSANLMLLYKMMFRYWPYIIAGLISMALYALFSGVSITILIPLFDYVFNPNKPEILYHNAGEILGAIKAAMLAFYTELGSLLQVRSLSDLSPLWNKLKQVMLVSDSLSLLYLLCIFIVVIILLKNLAFFANRNFFVRLRGRTIRDLRGYMFRRYLNQSLEFFSKNKVGDAIVRMVNDVEIVSNQFINAMFDSIRDISTVIVYMYIAIYLNAKLFAYSILVVPLLTLTISFLGKKIKKYSQRIQGQVSAMFSVVEEVLNSIKIVKAFRKEDEEYKVFSDINSQHLKQWQKSQIYSAMNVPISEMNSAVTGVVVVIIGGGMILDPSGGFSLGDFTAFLFAVFSMLHPMKSVTQLYTEIKKATVSLDRIALVLNQESTIKDDENAISKPEFSQSILFQKVGFWYKSDEKVLIDFNLEVQKGSKVAFVGASGGGKTTVTNLINRLYDVKEGRILIDGIDIKQIKLDDLRSLFGVVTQDSVLFSKTIRENIAYGSKKTLSDDEIVAAAKIAHADEFIQKFPHKYDQLLDIKGLNLSGGQRQRLCIARAIVGNPPILIFDEATSALDTESERKVQDAIDEATKNRTVILIAHRLSTILAAEKIVVLEKGKIVGMGNHDELLQTCPRYQVLYNLQFNKQ